The Halostagnicola kamekurae sequence CGGCGGCCATCCTCCTGAACCCGCTCGTCAAACCAGCCGTCTATCTCGGCAGTTACCGGCTCGGAACCGCGTTTCTCGGCTCGGACCAACTGGTGACGCTCGAGCACGAGACCGCCGATACGGCGATCGAACTCGTCCAGTTTCTGCTGGTCGGCAACGTGGTCATCGGAGCGATACTGTTCGCGATCGGCTACCTAATAGCCTTCCACCTGACGCGGTCGTATCGTCGACGGGAGGGAACGACGGTTCGTTCCTCGGTCGTTTCGGTATCGCTGTTCCCGTTCAACCGTCGCAAGTGACTCGACGTGGATTGTCTGACCCGGCGGGTACTCCGGCAATCGGCCCGTCGATTCTCCGGCTCGATTAAAGCCCGAGTTCCCGCCCGATGACGAGTCGCTGTATCTCGCTTGTGCCCTCGCCGATCTCCATGAGTTTCGCGTCGCGATAGAACCGCTGTGGGGCGAAGTCGGTCGTATAGCCGTAGCCGCCGAGCACCTGCACCGCGTCTTCGGCGACCTCTCGAGCGGCTTCGCTGGCGTCGAGTTTCGCGAGCGCGGAGGCTTTCGTGACGGGGTCGCCCCGATCGTACGTGCGGGCGGCCTCGTAGGTGAGCAGCCGCGCGCGTTCGGTTTTGCGGTACATCTCGACGATCTTGTCGCGGACGGCGTCGAACTTCGCGATCGGTTGCCCGAACTGTTCGCGCTCGGTGCTGTAGCGCTTGGCATGGTCGTAGGCCCCCTGTGCCAGTCCCGTCGAGAGCGCGGCGATCGAAATGCGGCCGCCGTCGAGGGTCGTTTTCGTCTGCTCCCAGCCCTCGCCTTCCTCGCCGAGCAGGCGATTCGCCGGGAGGCGCACGTCGTCGAACGAGATCTCGCACGTCGGCGAGGCGTTGAGTCCCATCTTCTCCCACGTCGTCGTCACCTCGAAGCCCTCGTCCTCGTTCGGATCGACGATGAACGTCGAGATGCCGTCGTACCCCGCCTCGGGGTCGGTCACGGCCTTGACGAGGATCGAACCGGCGACCGACGCGTTGGTGATGAACTGCTTGGTCCCGTCGAGAACCCACTCAGCTCCGTCCTTTCGCGCCGTCGTGCTCATTCCGGAGGCGTCCGACCCGCTTTCGGGTTCGGTTAGCGCCCATCCGCCGAGGTACTCCCCCTCGGCGAGGGGTCGAAGCCACCGCTCTTTCTGCTCGTCGGTGCCGAACAGTTCGAGCGGTTTCGACGCCAGGGAAGTGTGTGCGACGTACGAGAGCCCGACCGACCCCGAGACGCGACCGAGTTCCTCCGCGACCAGCGCGTACATCATCGTATCGCCCCCGAGTCCGCCGTACTCCTCGCCGATCGGCACGCCCATGACGTCGAGTTCTGCGAGGACGTCGAACACCTCCTCGGGAAACCGGTGTTCGTCCTCGATCTCCTGAGCGATCGGTTCGATCTCGTCCGTACAGACGTCTCTGACGGTCTGGCGAATCATCCGATGCTCGTCCGAAAGTTCGGCGGCCATACGCAATACTTGCCGGCTCGAGGCATAAGCGCACCGACGGATATCAGGGGGCCGGCGGAGTCACTGCCCGACGCTACCAGCCGCGGTCGTCGAGTCCGTCGTCATCGTCGTCGTCCGTGTCCTCGTCGCGGTCCTCGCGGGCGTCCGTCGAAGTGTCTCGGTCCGATTCGCCGTTCGTATCGGTGTCGCCGTCGTCGACCGGTTCGTCTGCGTCGACCGATTCGTCCGTGGAATCGCGCGTCTCGTACCACTCGAACCCGTCGTCGTCGTCCGGTTCGGTCGTCGACCAGGAGTCGTCGGGTTCGGAATCGTACTCGTCTCGAGTTCCGTCGTCCCAGCCGGACTCTGTCTCTCGGCCCGCCGTCCCAGCGCCACCGGCCGCCCCGACCGCGGTGCCGCGTAGCGCCCCGCGGAGATCCGGGATCAGATCGAGGTCGGCGTTCGTGTCCCCGAGCAACAAGAGCGCGTAATACCGGAAGTAGACCGTGATCGGCGTCCAGACGACCGACAGCAACAACAAGAACGTGAGGAGGGCACCGATCATGAAGACGGTAAAGACGATGCCGCCGATCACGCCGAGGTCCGCGAGGAGGACAAAGAGGACGAACGCCAGAATCGCGAACGGAATCGCGAGGACGAATCCCGCAACGGCGATGACGAACCACGCGGTGATCGTGATGACGAGCATGATGATCCAGGCGAGCACGAGATAGACGACGTACTCCGCCCAGTTTTCCTTGAACGTCGCCCAGAACCGGCTCCAGGCGCTCAATACCCCGCGGTCCTCGAGTAACATGATCGGGGCGACGAACTCGGTAGTAAAGCTGAGGATGATACTGTAGACGAGCGCGAAGACGATTGC is a genomic window containing:
- a CDS encoding DUF2062 domain-containing protein; amino-acid sequence: MLRERVAVYRDRVRRELTAAFRADHTAHEVAISFAIGLFVTSMPTGGLSLGALAVLAYWQSWASKAAMFAAAILLNPLVKPAVYLGSYRLGTAFLGSDQLVTLEHETADTAIELVQFLLVGNVVIGAILFAIGYLIAFHLTRSYRRREGTTVRSSVVSVSLFPFNRRK
- a CDS encoding acyl-CoA dehydrogenase family protein; protein product: MAAELSDEHRMIRQTVRDVCTDEIEPIAQEIEDEHRFPEEVFDVLAELDVMGVPIGEEYGGLGGDTMMYALVAEELGRVSGSVGLSYVAHTSLASKPLELFGTDEQKERWLRPLAEGEYLGGWALTEPESGSDASGMSTTARKDGAEWVLDGTKQFITNASVAGSILVKAVTDPEAGYDGISTFIVDPNEDEGFEVTTTWEKMGLNASPTCEISFDDVRLPANRLLGEEGEGWEQTKTTLDGGRISIAALSTGLAQGAYDHAKRYSTEREQFGQPIAKFDAVRDKIVEMYRKTERARLLTYEAARTYDRGDPVTKASALAKLDASEAAREVAEDAVQVLGGYGYTTDFAPQRFYRDAKLMEIGEGTSEIQRLVIGRELGL
- a CDS encoding DUF7544 domain-containing protein, whose protein sequence is MYAVDDLSDAIDATREFLTPISLGLVLKLALIVFFVSSLGFSGPVLPMGDPGMMVDDPTQIGTQGESQESIQELYEEETGEEFPMDQMIAVALVFAAVFFVIGLIYMFIQAILEFVLIESLRSDEVHVRRYFLENVGRGFRLFLFRVVLNAIPVAIAGGLLYYQFTGGDVLDQLTGATMWGALAVAIVFALVYSIILSFTTEFVAPIMLLEDRGVLSAWSRFWATFKENWAEYVVYLVLAWIIMLVITITAWFVIAVAGFVLAIPFAILAFVLFVLLADLGVIGGIVFTVFMIGALLTFLLLLSVVWTPITVYFRYYALLLLGDTNADLDLIPDLRGALRGTAVGAAGGAGTAGRETESGWDDGTRDEYDSEPDDSWSTTEPDDDDGFEWYETRDSTDESVDADEPVDDGDTDTNGESDRDTSTDAREDRDEDTDDDDDDGLDDRGW